The sequence below is a genomic window from Natrinema salifodinae.
CGACGTCACGACGTTGAAGACGGCCGCGCGACGGCTCCCGAGCGGCCCCATGTCCACCTCTTTCTCGTGTTTGGTCATGTGGTTGGTGACCGTCACGGTCTCGGTCAGCGGGCCGATATCGACGTCCCGTTCGACCGGGAGCGGCTCGATTTCGGTCTGTTCGTAGCCCGTGTCCTCGCGCGCGGCCGCCTCGACGCCCGCGGGTGCGGACTCGTGTTCGTCCATCCCGATCACGCCTAGACAGCCCGAGAGGCTCGCCAGGCCAGCGGCCCCGAGCCCTGCAATCACGTGTCGCCGTTTCATTTCCCTGCACATGGCTGTTCAGTTGGTAAGTGTTTATTGGAACGGCGACCGTCTGTCAATTCGATAGGGCGATCGAGTGTCGAACGGGTGAGACCGAACGAGTTCGTCGCTAATACGTCAATTGTCGCTGGCCGCAGTCGTCGCGGGCGACGCCTGGTGCCGTCGGCTTAGGGCCAGCTGCCGCCTTCCGCGAAGGCGTCGGCGACCCGCTGGATCGCGACGACGTAGGCCGCGGTCCGGGGGTTGTCGAGGTCGTGTTCTTCGTAGGTCTCGACGAGCGAGTCGAAGGCGTCGACGATGATGCCCTCGAGTTCCTCGTTGACGCGCTCCTCGGACCAGTAGAACCGCTGGCGGTTCTGGACCCATTCGAAGTACGAGACCGTGACGCCGCCGGCGTTCGCGAGGATGTCCGGGATGACGAAGACGTCCTTCTCCTCGAGGACCTCGTCGGCCGCGGGGGTCAGTGGGCCGTTCGCGGCCTCGGAGATGACGTCGGCTTTCACGTCCTCCGCGAGGTCGGCGTCGACGGCGTTCTCGAGGGCCGCGGGGATCAGCAGATCGACGTCGAGCGTGAGCACGTCTTCGTTCGTGATCTCCTCCTCACTCTCCTCGTAGCCGACGACGCTGCCCGTCTCGTTCTTGTGTTCCTTTGCTGCAACCGGGTCGAACCCGTCGGGGTCGTAGATGCCGCCCGACGAGTCGCTGGCGGCGACGACGTGTGCACCCATTCGGTCGATCAGCTTGGCGGCAATCCAGCCGGCGTTGCCGTAGCCCTGGACGGCGACGGTCGCGCCCTCGAGGTCCTTGTCGAGGTACTCGAAAGCCTCGCGGGCGGCGATAACCGTCGAGCGGCCGGTCGCCTCGACGCGACCCTCGCTCCCGCCGGAGTCGAGCGCCTTGCCCGTGATGACGCTCGGTTCGGTGGTGTTTTCGAGGGTCTCGTAGGTGTCCTTGATCCAGTTCATCTCCCGCTGCCCAGTGTTCACGTCGGGCGCGGGGACGTCCCGGTCCTCGCCGATCATCGGCCGGAGTTCTTTGGCGAACGCGCGGGTGAGTCGCTCGAGTTCCGCCACGGAGTAGTCGGCGGGGTCGACGACGATGCCGCCCTTGCCGCCGCCGAGCGGAATGTCGACGATCGCGGTCTTGTAGGTCATCCAGCCGGACAGCGCCTTGACCTCGTCGCGGGAAACCTGCGGGTGGTAGCGGATTCCGCCCTTGTAGGGCCCGCGGTCGCCGTTGAACTGCGATCGGAAGGCCGTGAATCGCTCGAGGGAGCCGTCGTCGAGTTCGACCGTGAGGTTGGTCTCGAGAACTCGCTCCGGGTGTTTGAGCCGCTCGATAACGTCGTCGCCGACGTCGAGGTACGTCGCGGCCTCATCGATCTGTGACTGGAGGCTCTCGAACGGATTGGTATCCTCGTTCATACCAGGGTGATTCTGCCGACCCATGGATAAGCGTAGCGAATACCCGCCGCGGAATGGGACGTCCGTTCACCTAAATTAGATTAAAGACATTATATATTGGTCAATCGTTGAATTCAGTTCCGTCGGCGGCAGCTGCCCGATCGCGGATCCGTCGGGCCTGCGCGATCAACGGCGCGTCGATCATTTCGCCGTCGATCTCGAAAACGCCCCGTCCCTCGGCGTCGGCCTCTCGTTTAGCTGCCAGGACGCGCTCGGCCCACTCGCGGTCCTCCTGCGAGGGCGTGAACGCCCGGTTTATCACGTCGACCTGCGCGGGATGGATCGCCAGTTTCCCGTCGTATCCCAGCTGAATCGAGAACTCGGTGTCCTCCCGCAGAGCCGTCTCGTCCTCGAAGTCGGTGACGAGGGTGTCGATCGCCGCGCAGTCGGTCGCCGCCGCCGCGAGCACGACCCGCTCTCGCGCGTAGAGCACTTCGGTGCCCTCGTCGGTCCTGGTCGCGCCGACGTCCGCCGCGAGGTCCTCCGCACCGAAGACCAGAGCGTCGGTCGCGGGCACGGCCGCGATCTCGTCGGCCGCGAGGATCCCGCTCGCGCTCTCGAGCAGCGCGAAAACGGGGAACTCCGCGCCGTACTTCCCGAGTTCGTCGACGAGCGCGCGGACGTCGTCCGGCGAGCCGATTTTCGGGAGCATGACGGCGTCGAGGGCGACGTCCGTCCCGCCTCCGAGCAGGGCGTCGAGGTCGTCCGCGATCGAGTCGTCGGTCGCGGTGACCCGAACGCAGACCTCGCAGTCGGGATCGAACTCGGGGTCAGACAGGACACTTCGGACCGCCTCGCGGGCCTCTCCCTTGCGCGTGGGTGCGACGGCGTCCTCGAGGTCGAAGACGATCACGTCCGCCCCAGCGCCGGGTGCCTTCCGGCACAGTTCGGGGCGGTCGCCTGGCGAGAACAGGACGCTTCTGCGAGCCATGGTCTCGTCTGTGACGGCCAGGCCCAAAGCCGTAGGTGTGGCGGCGATCCGTCGGTCGGGGTCGCCGGCCGGGGCCCGGTTTCATCCCCTCCGTCCCCGTCTTCGTCGGTCGCACCCCTTGTTCAGAGTGAAAGCGCATACGCGACGCGGGGTCGTGTCGTCCGCGGCTCGACCAGGGTGATGCGCGGCTGGACTAGGGTGATCGAAACGGCGTGTCGAGACCCCACACACCCCTCGTTCAGAGTGAAAACGTCTCGCCGTCGACCGGGGCTATTTTTCACTCTGAACGGGGAGTGTGGTTTCGATTCGACGGGAACGGATCGGCGGACAGGGGGCCCACACCCCTCGTTCAGAGTGAAAGCGCGATCGACCGGGGTCGGAGCGACGACCGGACACGGATGAGACGGACCGACGTCACGAGCGATGCGGTCGGCCGCTTACTCGATTTTCCGCCGTTCAACGAGATTTACCGGGAATATCCCGCGTCTTGCTTTCGGTTTCTCACTACCGGTTCGCTTCTCGTTTCCGGTTAGTTGGTTCGGTCTCTCTACGAACGGTTCCTAGCACGGTCCTCGTTATCTAGGAACTCATTCTCTAGCTAGTTAGTACTACTACATACAAATACTACCTATACCATAACATTTAATCTATATCTAGTAGGGGAGACTCGTGACTCGAAAAAGGTTGATTCGAGAACCAATGAACTGAGAGCGGACCAGGCGGCGACCAGAGACACCGAGCACGGATCGAGCGGCGAACGGTGGTCCGGAACTCGCGTAACGAGGTGTCGGGTCGGTTTCGTTACTATCGCTTCTAGGTTCCCTGGCATCTCATTAGCCATCTCTATCCTACCTCGCCTACCTCACTCCGTCCTGCCCCGCCCCACCACACCTCGCTCCATCCCGCCCCACCCCACCTCTCGTTCTCCCGCTTTCAGTCTGAACGAGGGGTGGGGGCCACGGTGAGGAACTAAACGGGCGATTCAGTCTGCATCCGGCCGCAGTCGTCTGTTCACCTTCGCGACCGATTCGGTGCCGTTTACCCACTTCGTACGGCTGTTTATCAGTCTGAACTACCTTCCATAGTTTTATTATGTCCGTCTCCCACGACGGAGACATGGCTGAACAGACTGGTGGGGATCCGCTCTTTCAATCTCACGATCCGATCTTTAATCGGAAAGAGCTCCTCCACGTCGGTCACGTCCCGGACGAGGACCGGATCGTCGGTCGGGACGACGAGATCCAGTCGGTCGCCGCCGAAGTCGGCGCGATCACGCGCGGTGATCCGCCGAACAACGTGATGATCTACGGCAAGACCGGCACCGGAAAGAGTCTCATCTCTCGACACGTCGCGACCCGCGCCCAGGACGCCGCCCGAAGCAACGATATCGATTGCGCCGTCCTTTACGTCGACTGTTCCGAAGCGAACACCGAGACCCGCGCGACGCGCCAGCTGGCGCTCAGTTTGAAAGACCAGACCGGGTACCAGCAGAACATCCCGCTGCGGGGCGTCGGGACGATGGAGTACTACCAGCACATTTGGGGGATCCTCGAGGACTTCTTCGACGCCGTCATCGTCATCTTGGACGAGATCGACAAACTGGATAACAGCAACATTCTGATGCAACTCTCTCGCGCCCGCGAGGCCCGGAAGACGGACGCGTACATCGGCGTCATCGGCATCAGTAACAAGGTCCAGTACCGGGAGACCTTAGACGAGCGCATCGACAGCAGCTTCGGCCACCGGGAGCTGTTCTTCCACCCCTATGACGCCTCCCAACTCCGCGAGATCATGCGCAACCGCGAGGACGCCTTCCAGCCGGAGGTCTTAGAGGACGGGACGATCGAACTCTGCGCCGCCCTGGCCGCGAAGAAACACGGCGACGCGCGCAAGGCGATCGAGATTCTGAAGGAAGCTGGCGAACTCGCCCGCCGCACGGGCAGCGAGACCGTCTCGGAGG
It includes:
- a CDS encoding Cdc6/Cdc18 family protein, whose translation is MAEQTGGDPLFQSHDPIFNRKELLHVGHVPDEDRIVGRDDEIQSVAAEVGAITRGDPPNNVMIYGKTGTGKSLISRHVATRAQDAARSNDIDCAVLYVDCSEANTETRATRQLALSLKDQTGYQQNIPLRGVGTMEYYQHIWGILEDFFDAVIVILDEIDKLDNSNILMQLSRAREARKTDAYIGVIGISNKVQYRETLDERIDSSFGHRELFFHPYDASQLREIMRNREDAFQPEVLEDGTIELCAALAAKKHGDARKAIEILKEAGELARRTGSETVSEEHIQQAQEVAEINRIEELTSGATVHAKLALYALASRIITGDRETYKTREIYKRYVGICDLVANDPITENGLYRQLKEQAFLGVIESEKTGGGRSQGSYLLHRLVTDPKHIVKAVRRDASLEELPTYDQLRENGQSAADRDVDLSSFS
- a CDS encoding HpcH/HpaI aldolase/citrate lyase family protein, encoding MARRSVLFSPGDRPELCRKAPGAGADVIVFDLEDAVAPTRKGEAREAVRSVLSDPEFDPDCEVCVRVTATDDSIADDLDALLGGGTDVALDAVMLPKIGSPDDVRALVDELGKYGAEFPVFALLESASGILAADEIAAVPATDALVFGAEDLAADVGATRTDEGTEVLYARERVVLAAAATDCAAIDTLVTDFEDETALREDTEFSIQLGYDGKLAIHPAQVDVINRAFTPSQEDREWAERVLAAKREADAEGRGVFEIDGEMIDAPLIAQARRIRDRAAAADGTEFND
- a CDS encoding Glu/Leu/Phe/Val family dehydrogenase, yielding MNEDTNPFESLQSQIDEAATYLDVGDDVIERLKHPERVLETNLTVELDDGSLERFTAFRSQFNGDRGPYKGGIRYHPQVSRDEVKALSGWMTYKTAIVDIPLGGGKGGIVVDPADYSVAELERLTRAFAKELRPMIGEDRDVPAPDVNTGQREMNWIKDTYETLENTTEPSVITGKALDSGGSEGRVEATGRSTVIAAREAFEYLDKDLEGATVAVQGYGNAGWIAAKLIDRMGAHVVAASDSSGGIYDPDGFDPVAAKEHKNETGSVVGYEESEEEITNEDVLTLDVDLLIPAALENAVDADLAEDVKADVISEAANGPLTPAADEVLEEKDVFVIPDILANAGGVTVSYFEWVQNRQRFYWSEERVNEELEGIIVDAFDSLVETYEEHDLDNPRTAAYVVAIQRVADAFAEGGSWP